A genomic window from Salvia splendens isolate huo1 chromosome 11, SspV2, whole genome shotgun sequence includes:
- the LOC121756075 gene encoding uncharacterized protein LOC121756075, with amino-acid sequence MAEEFEESEVVFNTNNEFTGDAAADFKMSSMELFSRKKIKTVPMSIPEKVSWLRYSDPDLEADCGGGEMVPPHVIVGRRVAGKMMAFSVCTGNGRTLKGRDLSQVRNSVLRLTGFLET; translated from the coding sequence ATGGCAGAAGAATTCGAGGAATCCGAGGTCGTGTTCAACACCAACAACGAATTCACCGGCGACGCCGCCGCCGATTTCAAGATGAGCTCGATGGAGCTCTTCTCGAGGAAGAAGATTAAGACGGTTCCGATGAGCATCCCGGAGAAAGTATCGTGGCTCCGCTACTCCGATCCCGATTTGGAAGCTGACTGCGGCGGCGGAGAGATGGTGCCTCCGCACGTCATCGTGGGGCGGCGCGTGGCCGGAAAGATGATGGCTTTCTCCGTTTGCACGGGAAACGGGAGGACTCTCAAGGGACGGGATTTGAGCCAAGTCCGTAACTCCGTTCTCCGCCTCACCGGCTTCCTCGAAACGTGA